ATGGCGACCTCGGGATGGAACGCTGGGTGGGCTGGGGAGTCATTGCTAATAATCTGGCGACCATCGCGCAATTTTTGATCAAGCATCGGCGCGGGGTCCTGCTGCCTTATGTTGAAAAGTGATTTCTTGGACACGAACTAGATATTCTCGCGGCTGATGAAAACACCATTGAATTCCAACTTAAGAGTCTACTGAAAGGCCAAAAAGCAAGCTTCAGCCGGTGGTTGCGTAAGTTTGCTCCTTTGGCCCACCATAATTATCAAGTTGAGTCCAAATTTCAGAAAAACGGTTTGGCCACTATCAGGCTGTGGTGGGACTAATGGCTTTACAACTACAAAGTGCCAGCAAAATATGAATCTGCTGTTCGCCCTCCTGCAAGCCATCGCCATCATTACCTCGCCGGCCTCAAACGAAACCGTCGCCGGCGTGGTCAACATCACCGGCACCGCCTCGCACCCGCAATTCATCCGCTACGAAATTGCCTTCGCCTACGATCCCAGCCCGACCGACACCTGGTTCGAACTCCAGCCGCCCTCCGAAACTCAGATTACCGACAACCTCCTGGCCGCCTGGGACACCACCTCCATCTCCGACGGCGTTTACATGATCCGCCTGCGCGTTTTTGCCAGCGGCACGGACACGCCTGAAGAAACGATCGTGCGCGGGATCAAAATCCAGAACACGGCCCCGCCCACCGCGGCCCCCGCCGCCACGAGTGAAGCCGCCACCCCGACCTCAACCCCGGTTCTGCCCACCGCCACGTTCGCTCCAACTTTCGCCTCTTCTCCATTTCCCGCCATTTCCCCTGTTTCCCCTTCGTCACCTTCGTTCGACCTCTCGCCTTACACCTCAGCCTTCTGCAATGGCGTCTATCTGACCTTTGGCGTCTTTATCTTCCTCGGCCTCTACGCCTCTCTCCGTGATAAAATCAGACGCCCGATTTTGCGCTGGCTGAGGCGCATCATCAGCGACAGCAAGAAACCGTAACTCGTCAAACGACAAACGTAAAACGTCAAACCGCTTTGACGTTTGTCGTTTGACGTTTGGCACATTTCGCATGACCAAATACTTAATCGTCGGCCTCGGCAATCCGGGGCGCGACTACATCTACAACCGCCACAACGTCGGCTTCATGGCCGTAGACCGGCTGGCGAAAGCGCACCAGGCCGCCTTCACCCGACGGCAGAGCAAGGCGCTTATTACGTCGCTCCGAATCGGCGAAGCTTCGGTCGTCCTGGCCAAGCCGCAAACCTACATGAATCTCTCCGGCGAATCGGTGGCCTCGCTCGTCAAGTTCTACGACGTGCCGCTGGAACAACTGCTCGTTTGCTTCGACGAACTCGACCTGCCGCCCGGCGCGATTCGCCTGCGGGCCGAGGGCGGCTCGTCGGGCCAGAACGGCATGAAGTCCATCATCCAGCACCTCGGCACGCAGAAATTCTCGCGCCTGCGGCTGGGCATTGGCCGCCCGCCGGGCCGCATGACCCCCGCCGACTACGTCCTGCAAGACTTCAAAGAATTCGACGCCGAAGTGATGGACATGACGCTCGACAAAGCTGTGCAGGCGATTGAAGTCTTTATCAAAGAAGGCATTGTGGCAACCATGAACAAATTCAACGGCTCTGCCGACAACGACAAGGCTGACGAAGAACCCAAGCCCCAAAAAGAGCGGCCTCAGTCGCCCAACAACCCAGCCATCTAACCCGCTAGCACGAACCACCCAACCACCCAACCACCCAACCACCCAACCACCCAACCACCTAACCACCTAACCACCCAACCACCTAGCCAATGACCCTCACCCTGTCTCCCACCCTCGCCCGCCGCCTCGCCATCACCCGCCAGCGCCTCGCCGGCCCCCGCCCGGCCCCCGACTCCAATGGCATCATGGACGTGGTTCGCGATCTGGGATGTCTTCAACTCGACCCGATCAGCGTCGTCGCCCGCAGTCATCAGCTTGTTTTGTTTAGCCGCCTTGGCCCGTACAACCTGGCTCATCTCGACACCCTCCTCTGGCAAGAGCGACAACTGTTTGAATACTGGGCGCACTGTGCCTCTATCGTCCTAACCGAAGACTACCCCATCTTCAACCACTTCATGCGCCACCCCGGCTGGAGCGGCCGAGTGCAAACATGGACGGCGCAAAATAAAAAGCTCCAGCAATATGTGCTCAACCGGATCCGCCGTCACGGGCCGCTCCCCTCGCGCCACCTTGAAGAAGACGGCATTCACCCGACGGCCTGGGTCTCTACCGGCTGGACATCGGGCCGCAACACCAGCCGCATGCTCGATCATTTGTGGATCGGCGGCAAGATCATGGTAGCTGGGCGCGAGGGCATTCAAAAGCTGTGGGACTTGAGCGAACGCTGCTTGCCGGATTGGACGCCGCGTGACCGGCTGACCGAGCGCGAGGTGGTGCGCCGCGCCGCCCAGCGATCCATTCAGGCGCTCGGCGTGGGCACGATCCGCCACATCAAATATCACTTCACTCGCGGCAGTTATCCCGGCCTGAAAAACGTGCTAGCCGAACTGGAAGCCGAAGGCAACATCCATCGCGCCCAGGTGAGCGGCCTGCCCGGCGAGTGGTTCATTCACGACGACGACCTGCCCCTGCTTGACGACCTGGCAAACGGCGATTGGCACGCTTCGCGGCGCACAACACTTCTCTCGCCTTTCGACAACCTGATCTGCGACCGGGCGCGCACCGAGCAACTCTTCAACTTTGATTTCCGTATTGAGATTTACACACCGAAAGCGAAACGCAAGTACGGCTACTACGTCCTGCCCATTTTGCACGGCGACCAGATTATTGGCCGGGTGGACCCGGCGATGGATCGCGAGAACGAGCGCCTGACCCTCAACGCCGTTTACGCCGAACCGAACGCTCCCAAATCCGGCAAACCCGTCGCCCAGGCCATCGAAGAACTCGCCAGCTTCCTCGGCGCGAACGAAATCATCTACGCCAATAACGTGCCGGAGCAATGGAAAAAGGCGTTGCGCTAAGCAATTTCGTATTGCGTAGTGCGTTCGGCGGGTTACACACTACGCAATACGAAATACGCAATACGTCTTGAGATGAACCTCTCCGCCCTCCTCGCCGCCTTCCGCGCCCTGCCCGAATATCCCAACTTGCTCCAGCGAGCCGGGCGGGACTCGCTGGCCCTCGGTCTCCCCCGCGCCGCCCGCCTACCCCTGGTGGCCGCCCTCGCAACCGACCTCAATCGCCCCGCCCTTCTCATCACCGCCCGCAGTGATCGCGCCCTGCTTTTCAACGAAGAACTGCTCGCCTGGCTTCGGCCAGTGAACAGTGAACAGTGGCCAGTGGCCAGCGACCCCCCTTCCACTTATTTCTTTCCTGAACCAAACCCTCTGCCCTACGAACACGCCCCCTGGGGGCCGCGCACCATCCGCCAGCGCATTGCCACCCTCGCCGCACTGACCACTGATCACCGATCACTGTTCACTATCACTTCCGCCCGCGCCCTCCTCACCCGCACTTTGCCCCGGCGCGACTTCACTGCCGCCACCCGGCCCCTGCGCGCCGGACAATCCGTCCGCCTCGACAAACTGCTTGAAAACTGGGCCGGAGCCGGTTATACCGGCGAAACCATCGTCGTCGAACCCGGCCAATTTTCGCGGCGCGGCGGCATCGTGGACGTGTGGCCGCCTGCCGACTCGCTCCCGACTCGCATCGAACTCTTCGGCGATGAAGTGGAACACCTGCGGCATTTCGATCCGGCGACTCAACGATCGGGCGAGAATGTGGACGCCGTCATCGTCAGCCCGGCGCGAGAAGCCTTGCCTAAGAACGGGCCGCCTCTCTCCGGGTTGGCGGCCAACCCGGAGTCCGACCTGGCCGCCGACTTTGAGCGTTTGGCGCAAGGCGTCGCCTTCCCCGCCATCGAATACTATCTGCCGCTATTGCACACCGCCTCGGCCAGCTTGTTCGACTATCTGCCCGATAACACCCTCGTCTTCGTGGACGACTGGAGCGCGCTCGCCGACACCGTCAACGAACTCGAAACGCAGGCCCTCGAACTTCGCGCCGACGCGATTGACTCCGGCCTCATCACCCGCGACTTCCCTGCGCCCAATCTCTCCTGGTCGGACTTGCAAGACGATCTCACCCGCCTGCCGTTGATCCACCTGGGGCGGCTGGAAGATGAAGTGGCAACCGCCGATTCGGTTTCCCTGGGCGATCATTTCTCCCCCGGCCCCCGCTTCGGCGGCCAGGTCAAACAAGTCCTCGATCATCTCCAATCCACAATCGGCAATCAGCAATCAGCAATCGTCGTCACCCGTCAGGCCGCCCGCCTGGCCGAACTGTGGAACGAACACAACGAGCCGCTTGTCCCCGTCGAAGACCTCACTGAACTTGCGCCCGTCACCTTTGTCCAGGGCACACTCGCCGACGGCTTCACCCTCCAACTTCCAACTTCTAACTTCCAGCTTCTAACCGACTCCGAAATCTTCGGCTGGGCCAGGCCCGAGCCGCGCCGCCGCCGCACTGCGACCGAGCGCGCCGAAACGCCCGAGGCCGCTTATGCTTACGCCGACTTCAACCCCGGCGATTTCGTCGTCCACATTGATTACGGCATTGGCCGTTACCTGGGCCTAGTCAAGCGCTCCATCGAAAACAGTGAGCGCGAATACATTCACCTTCAATACGACGGCGGCGACGATCTCTTTGTCCCCATCATTCAGGCCGACCGGCTCACCAAGTACATCGGCTCCGACGAAAGTGAACCCGCCCTCTCGCGCCTGGGCACGTCGGAATGGATCAACACCCGAACCCGCGCCCAGCAAGCCGCCGAGCAGGTGGCCAGCGAACTGTTGGAGCTTTACGCCAAACGCGAACTTGCGCCGGGCCGGGCCTTCAGCGCCGACAACAACTGGCAGAAGGAACTTGAGGCCTCGTTCGGCTACATTGAAACCGACGACCAGCTCAAGGCTATCGCCGCCGTGAAGACCGACATGGAACGTCCACGTCCGATGGATCGCCTGATCTGCGGCGACGTGGGCTACGGCAAAACCGAAGTGGCCCTGCGCGCCGCCTTCAAAGCCGTCAACGACGGAACGCAGGTGGCCGTGCTGGTGCCAACCACCGTGCTGGCCCAGCAACACTACAACACCTTCGCCCAGCGGCTGGCGGCCTACCCGGTGAAAGTGGAAATGCTCTCCCGCTTCCGCTCTCACGCCGAACAGGAA
This Chloroflexota bacterium DNA region includes the following protein-coding sequences:
- the mfd gene encoding transcription-repair coupling factor — translated: MNLSALLAAFRALPEYPNLLQRAGRDSLALGLPRAARLPLVAALATDLNRPALLITARSDRALLFNEELLAWLRPVNSEQWPVASDPPSTYFFPEPNPLPYEHAPWGPRTIRQRIATLAALTTDHRSLFTITSARALLTRTLPRRDFTAATRPLRAGQSVRLDKLLENWAGAGYTGETIVVEPGQFSRRGGIVDVWPPADSLPTRIELFGDEVEHLRHFDPATQRSGENVDAVIVSPAREALPKNGPPLSGLAANPESDLAADFERLAQGVAFPAIEYYLPLLHTASASLFDYLPDNTLVFVDDWSALADTVNELETQALELRADAIDSGLITRDFPAPNLSWSDLQDDLTRLPLIHLGRLEDEVATADSVSLGDHFSPGPRFGGQVKQVLDHLQSTIGNQQSAIVVTRQAARLAELWNEHNEPLVPVEDLTELAPVTFVQGTLADGFTLQLPTSNFQLLTDSEIFGWARPEPRRRRTATERAETPEAAYAYADFNPGDFVVHIDYGIGRYLGLVKRSIENSEREYIHLQYDGGDDLFVPIIQADRLTKYIGSDESEPALSRLGTSEWINTRTRAQQAAEQVASELLELYAKRELAPGRAFSADNNWQKELEASFGYIETDDQLKAIAAVKTDMERPRPMDRLICGDVGYGKTEVALRAAFKAVNDGTQVAVLVPTTVLAQQHYNTFAQRLAAYPVKVEMLSRFRSHAEQEKIIEGLAVGQVDIVIGTHRLISKDVQFKDMGLLVIDEEQRFGVTHKERLKQMRTEVDVLTLTATPIPRTLYMSLAGLRDISMINTPPDERLPIITHVGPYNERAVRQAILRELDRGGQIFFVHNRVQSINIVKHKLEKLVPEARLGVGHGQMNEHELERAMTAFTQDEIDVLLCTSIIESGLDIPNANTLIVDRADTFGLAQLYQLRGRVGRGANRAYAYFFHDKHHRMTPEGRQRLETIAEQTELGAGYSIAMRDLEMRGAGDILGPRQHGQIAAVGFHLYTRLLAQAVKQLKAGGRANGRDKPLDFDLSLTTVDLPLPASIPSDYVPDRSLRLKLYRRLAEIKDEAGLDEIAAELADRFGQPPRPVESLLFLIRVKLLAYKAGIEGVASEDGQIVLRSRLWESDEGRASVSGALGPGTRMSKGKAWLPRASDEARNREAWREQLVSALESLGKVFVEG
- a CDS encoding YcaQ family DNA glycosylase; this encodes MTLTLSPTLARRLAITRQRLAGPRPAPDSNGIMDVVRDLGCLQLDPISVVARSHQLVLFSRLGPYNLAHLDTLLWQERQLFEYWAHCASIVLTEDYPIFNHFMRHPGWSGRVQTWTAQNKKLQQYVLNRIRRHGPLPSRHLEEDGIHPTAWVSTGWTSGRNTSRMLDHLWIGGKIMVAGREGIQKLWDLSERCLPDWTPRDRLTEREVVRRAAQRSIQALGVGTIRHIKYHFTRGSYPGLKNVLAELEAEGNIHRAQVSGLPGEWFIHDDDLPLLDDLANGDWHASRRTTLLSPFDNLICDRARTEQLFNFDFRIEIYTPKAKRKYGYYVLPILHGDQIIGRVDPAMDRENERLTLNAVYAEPNAPKSGKPVAQAIEELASFLGANEIIYANNVPEQWKKALR
- a CDS encoding aminoacyl-tRNA hydrolase: MTKYLIVGLGNPGRDYIYNRHNVGFMAVDRLAKAHQAAFTRRQSKALITSLRIGEASVVLAKPQTYMNLSGESVASLVKFYDVPLEQLLVCFDELDLPPGAIRLRAEGGSSGQNGMKSIIQHLGTQKFSRLRLGIGRPPGRMTPADYVLQDFKEFDAEVMDMTLDKAVQAIEVFIKEGIVATMNKFNGSADNDKADEEPKPQKERPQSPNNPAI